The genomic window ACTTGCCTCGTCACGGTTATGGCAACATGGTCCACAGTGGCTTACCAATAAGACGCAACAACCTGTATGGAaccacagtgagatactacATTTACAAGTGGAAGAAGGTACTGTAGAAGATCTCTTTGAAGATAACCCACTCACCATGGCGACACAAGGCATTCACAATATCATTCAGATATCGAACTACAGCACACTGCACCGACTTCTACGTGTATCAGGCTATGTACTTCGTTTTATACACAACACCAAACAAGGCACTTCCAGAAAGACAGGACCATTATCTACAAATGAGATCAACAGATCCCTTTCCTTGTGGATTCACAGTTGTCAACAAACATCATTTTCTAAGGAAATACACAGTCTTCAATCTCAAACTAAGAAGAAACGATTACCTCTTGTAAGACAATTGCGTTTATTTTTGGACACTTTAGGCTACATACGCTGCGGAGGAAGGATCCACAATGCTCCAGTAGAGGAAGACACAAAATTCCCCTTCCTGTTACCCAGGAAGCACCACTTGACCAAGTTGATAGTATTCTCTGTTCATATTCAGCAGTTGCATGCAGGTGTTAACAGTACAGTAACCACCTTGAGACAGCGATACTGGATCCCCTCAGCCCGACAACTAGTCAGAGGATTATTACACAAGTGTGTACCATGTCGCAAGACCATTGGCAAGCCCTATCCCATCCCTGAATCACCACCACTTCCTCATGCTAGAACCAAAGATGGAAAACCATTCGAAGTAACTGGAGTGGATTTCACGGGAGCCCTCTATGTAAGAGAACATGGTACCGAGATTAAAGCCTACatatgtttgtttacatgtggGTTGTCCAGAGCAGTTCATCTGGAGGTAGTAAAAGACCTCAGTGTGGACACATTCCTACAAGCCTTCCGTAGATTTGTAGCACGGAAGTCATTGCCACAACTCCTACTATCAGACAATGCATCAACGTACGTGTCTGCTGCCAAGGAACTGGAACAGCTCTTTACCTCAAACCAGCTAGAGGAATCTCTGAGTGTCAGTGGAGTACAGTGGAAGTTTATACCGAAAAGAGCCCCGTGGTACGGTGGCTTCTGGGAGCGCCTCATCGGTATGACTAAGAATGTAATGAAGAAGGTGCTTGGAAGGTCGTTCATTTCATTTGAAGCTCTTCAGACATTAGCTGTTGAAATTGAAGCAGTCTTAAATGACCGCCCTTTAACTTACTTGTCTGCAGACGTCAACGACCCTGACCCCCTTACACCATCTCACTTATTGTACGGGCGACGTATTGTGTCACTACCGCATGCAATTGTTGAAGAGGATGAAATCAATGATCCTACCTTCTTGACAAGTTCTATACTCCAGGAGAAAGCCAAGAGACAAGTGCAGATCCTACAACATTTCCAACAACGGTGGAAGAGAGAGTACCTAACCTCACTCAGAGACACTCATGGAGGTACAGATCCCTGCAAGCTAACAATCAAGGTTGGCGATATTGTGCTCGTGCATGATGACGTACCAAGATCCCGTTGGCAACTAGCTGTAATAGAAGAATTAATTGAGGGACTTGATGGAGGTATAAGAGCTGCCAAAATCAGAACAACTACAGGAAGAACCAACAGGCCAGTGGCGAAACTGTTTCCACTTGAAGTGAATGCTATGAGTGAGGCAAATGCCACTACTGGAAGTGAGGCCAATGCTCAACCCTCTAATAATGCCCTAGATGGATCTGTTACCACTAGCAATACTGTTGGTAATCGTTTTACAAGGAATGCTGCTATTAGGGCTTGTAACCATATCAAGGGATGGACAGATCTGCTATCCGtggccccggaggatgtcgatAATTAACTCACAGACTGAACTCTTATGTTAGCTAGTTCTTTGATTGTAATAGGTTTAGGCATATTTTCGTTCTTGTAGTTGTATTAtgttgtattgtgggtttggggCACTTGGGTCACGTGAGAATTAAGATTGTTACACGTGTTGTGTAGTCTGTCGGCTCCTCCGTCTCCCATCTACCGAGTAACGTGAAACGCTCCGCCTCGCTTCCCTACAGTAATGAATATCTGAAAACCATTTTGAAACTTGCAGCATTTATGATCCCCGACATTGATCTCTCTAATATAGCGCATGCATACactaagttaagtacttaggactgtaagttactaacatATTTctatgtagtagtagtagctttggtattccgtggtctgttcaaaggctgaagtgatacgcggtgggtagaaatacgcatccacgatcgcccaatcaattattttgtgtcttcattatcctttagtaacaaccaactagtctgtCTTATAAcaaatatactcagcttagcaatcactacaaaaatgagtcccacaatacaagcTCTATGCcactcaatataacgagtcaaagcacatggttttttttattgtattattttttGCAAGAACGATCTTTAATTTAAATTAACAAACTAAGACAACTACTATATACAACtacacaacaactacataaccaaccactactactactactactacaactacTAAAAGGGGAATACAAATAACTAAGGGGATTGCTATCGTCATCACTGTCCTGAAGGGCGCAATATCTTATAatcatttgtgactgtctctgggaaaaccggtcttatcgcccacttaaaagtatcgagaaacatcggttttaaatattcagtgtgttgtagctggccaatggtggtagctacgcataccaaattttcacacgtttcacagcaatttcttaccttcctgatcatccactgaagaagtagccaacagctaagtttcccgccattttagatagttttaaaccgaggttgtctgtatcaggtgagcttcAGAAGGGTGAGAGGCGCGGGCCCTGaaaggcgggaaagatggtgttcaaaaattgaaaagaaacgtgttgggacaagttatgggccattcagacctcagaactggctaaaatgaaaggaaatttacagcacaggtcattgtccagcaccacggaactgtacaaccacacacagcaatctcctggttggccaggattccatcaagaccccagaccactcctACAGCTCGCCACTGTCCTTTtaaaaagtagccagcaaaaacaaaccactttactctggtcgactgtggcagtgaaacttgatagtacaTTCATTAAACTTTGTTTGtgagaaaaaatcaaacttcctgtcttgggcgataagaatggttttcgtagatccagtcacattttagcATTACTTTGCCACAGTGCAACAGGAAGTTGTTGTAGTAAATTCTTTCCTGACAAATTGGGAGGAACACCGTTTCTAGGAGTGGTACAGTAAGCAATAACTTTTAACATTTTCAGGGCAAAAGGGGTCCACACTCCAAAGCACTCCTCTACCAAAGGAACAAAATCAGAACCAGTTTTCTCTGCATCTACCAAATGCTTCTCATCCTTGGCCACCTCTCCAGCTgaagcagctaccccagcacatGAAGCAGAAGAGGAAATGAAAGCAGGCTGAATAGTGCTAATAGTGCTGTAAAAAACTGATTGCTTATGTAAACAGTGAAAAGGATTGTTGTCACTGATGTCATTGATTTACAATCTAATGTGCTGTACCACATTGACACATGAGTACTTTACATATGAAGTGTGTTGCTTCCACTAACAGGTGTATAATCATACAATACGGCTGAATAGgaaaatttttgcacaaaaataaagtgaattacggtAGCTATAATGTAGAACAATTGTGAAAACTAGTTAGCAGAATTAGTATAATCACTCCcaacattgtttcacagtaGAATCTTACCAATCCCCTTTGCAGAAAGTTTAGAAGGAAAACATCACGTGTACTCAttaaacgataattatttttagagacgcTTAATGCACTTAGATGCCATAATGGCatttcagtgatttcaaaggcaaaaatATGAAGTGTGGCCAGTCGAAAAATCCCAATAtaacacactatgtataactcttgaTGACTTTATCACCCGCACAAATCGTAAGTAAATTTGGGGTGGCCGCACTATTTTTTTAGAGGGGGTTtaagctgaaaccattgcaacccgcTACTGGAATGACTTAAATCTCCTTCAAAACTCTGGCAATGGGCCTTATCCAAAAGggttttgttactttcacatcGTTGGATGCCCCCTACGTAAAAATACTTAACAACATTGCGTTAGAGGcgctttaataaaataattattaagtacTGACTGAGACACGCTTTATCAAACCCGATCAAACTCGATACATAGAATCAAATGGGGGGAGGTGATAGCAGCCAGTGTTCTGTGACTAAGGGGTCTGCCAGAATAACGGAGGTAAGTAATGTATGCAgcagtatgtatcacatcaccaccaagatcacCACTGTTACTTTATGCCTTGTTGTAATGTTTGATGCTACAGTACCAGTattaatgctatgaacagaactCTTAACACAAACATGGTAACAATTTCCTTCAgtccagatatatttcaaccTGCCTTGTTTAATTATAGTAGGGGCAGAGGCTTAGATTgtcccatgcagttgcagttgtgttgatggttttgcagCAGTGTTTGTAGTTGAAGTATTCTTAACTAGAAGAATAGCATAACTATGTAGCTAATGGATAATACTGTAGCCTCCTTCCCAGGGGTCTGAAACTAACATAATATCTTAcaatttctgaaacagtttttgTTATTTTCGCATCATTTGATGCACCCCTACTcaagggcagatccaggagctagCAAGGGGAGGAGCacaacaggctaagttgtaagtggttgtggagagccagattctctggtccagtgctgcatttttgaagtagcaaataatcacctcttagtagtgtctcactggtgatttttgccattttggtcttttatttttagaggcgcttagtactcTCACGGAGGGACTGGGTGAGAATCTCACAGTTAATTTAACTTTGGTTcatttggtttcaggtgaatttgtaaatgtgcatattttcatgagtttcttggcctgacaaagtttagtagctattttaatcagaagtacatatggctggctcctccacaaggtgaggggggtggggcatttgccccaaatgttccatcctggatctgccattgcctACATACAATTATGTAACAACACTACATTATAGGCACATCGATAAAGCACTGAGACACATCAAACTCAATACTGGGGATAAGTGACAGCAGCCAGTCTTGTGATGACTGAAGATGATGTGCGACTAATTGGTCTGTCAGGATAACAGAGGTATGTATGCGTTATGTATCACAtctaggcaccggcctattatgcctgaaattttacctattatgcttttgaacattgctcaaaaattaagcctatcatgctcaaaattatgctttcaaaatcaagattatgctctagaagtgactgttttattagagcatatcagcctttcctgactgctctattagagtaagtgactgctctattagagtaagtgactgctctattagagtaagtgactgctctattagagtatctcgatcttatttctgcgaagtgtgaataaccaacaaagaaacggtttaataagttgtattacatgtttttgattataaaatgcactaataatactattggctgtgaatatttgctttctttcaggtgcacgtattgcgcatttaattaatttttcaaacatcgtccctattatgctggcattatgcttgatgcttttggccacctattatgctttaaattatgccggcataattggccgGTGCCTAATCACATCACCACTGTTACCTTCCATTATCCTTGAGTGTACTGTTTTAAAAATACTATGAACAGAATTATTAGCACAAGCATGGTGATAATTTACTTTAGGGATATTTCAACCTACTGTTGACCATCTTTTAATAGGGACCTTGTGTACGTTTGTTTCACTGGGGTGTCACACAAGCACTCACTATTGGATGATCTGCATCAAAGACAAAAGCCTTTGGCTTACAGCTTTTGACCTGACTTGAATGCACCTTCCTGAAATTTTGTCCGCTGCTTTAGGCTTAATTGTTAGGTTTTCATCCCTGGCCACATCCAATGTGACCatttagcaattttaaaagttagtataactagctatagtaaacCAAGAAAGCTGCTGTCTGGGCCATGTGAGCCAGCTAGATATAAATCTGTAcaacttcattgttactgtaaGTGTTGAAACTATTTAGGTTTATTATATCCATTTACCAATACACACCAGTCCTGTGCTTCCAACAGTCTATGGGAATTTCTTAATACATGCTACCTATATAATAACCAGGGTATGTATCAAGCCCCTTCCTCTACAATACCACGTGAATGTGTAAAAATGTTGCACAAGTACTTAAAGTATTTCATGTGAACTGAATagaccctgtacaaaaagtagaggaagggacttgatacatattttgctctatttagtttgttgcttgcaatggtgtgattcaTGATTGGAAAGATGCTGCTGTTATGGAAAGGGGTaaagggggctagttgtggccaaaaagctagttgtaaatgacttttggctagttgcaaaTGTTGATTGGGCTAGTTCTAAAATTAAGACAAAATAGCCAGGTTTACCACAGGAAAGTATACTTACGTACTTTACCTCTTAACTATTTTACAATTTaccacagggatttgactaaaagtctaAAGATGCatcttgagatagccattttcaaaaattttctatttcatgGTCTACTGAAATTACCTTactagttttaatttctttcttaCAGTTCACTATAAACTGAAAATCAATGCATTCATCAAATCAATGCTTTCATgcacatagctaattatatatGCAGTTATTTTGTCCCTTCAGCTTGCTAATTATTTCCAGATCTCAATCATTCTCTAAAATCATTTCCAGGTTCAATCTTGGCACAcgttttaaaattttccttggggTGTATGCCCAGACCCCTAGAAATCCCTCTTTACTGCCACTTTGTCTCATGACTCACATCAACAGTAACAGTAggcatcaatgattacaatgCAATCATTGTTGTATGatctattactttcaacaggtagtatgactacggtttaataaaatatttttgttagtgcTTTGTAGTGCACATGACTTTGTCCTACCCCCTGACCTACAGCTGTGAAAGATACATCATTGAAATCACAGTGAAATTGTTACAGAGCTTTGAAACTTTTTAAGTTTTTCTATCTCGTaagttttaatatttatttataggtAACTGTGAGTTTTAACACTTCTTCCCATCTCCCACTGTAGTGATATTTTGTAGTCTTGACTGTTCACTATGAGTTTGACCACAATCACAAATTGAGATTGACTTAGTAAGTGAGGTGTGATGCCCctagtgttttgttttataagcCTAGCACTACAATTAAACAGGTGATTCTGAAGTCACAGTCTAACCCCCTCCAACATACTCCAAATAACCCACACCCTGTTTGCCCATTGTAATCTATAACATCTGGGTTTTGCACCACTAGCAATTGTAGCATGCTATCTGTCATTGTTACCAAACAACCAACAacatacttagtaaccatagatACAAGACAATAACCATACGTAAGTCCAGGAGCACTACCACctgaaaacttacattcataagTGAATAGAATATAATGAAAGACTAAATACAACAATGGAGAGTGAGGGCTAGCAACAAAAAATCAAAACATAAAAATTTTGAACCATCCAGCCCCAAGATGATTCAGGGAAAACCCAATGGGTTTTACCCACATACGCATGTTACGCACATCAGTAATGTCATCAGTAATGACTGAGTTTCtttctgtagctatgtatgtgttcacTTCTTCATTTTGATGACAGTAGTGACTTTCCATGTAGAATTCTGCGTTCTCCTAAcacaaatgtcattttgcaAAGTTTTTTTTAGACATACTCTGTAAATTGAAATACAATAGTAAGTATTTTGTTTGTTCTTGCTAATGCAGGtagcaatgatgtcatcatctAATTGTGGGTCAGTCGTGACTACTCGCACAGCAGGTGAAATTGGCCGGTATCTCCTCATATTGTACATAGAACCCTATCATCAAGAGTGACTTTTTTTTGCTGAAGAGCTGCAGCATTTGCAATAATGTGAAGCTAGACTGTGGTACCTCGTTAAATAACTTTTTGTTCCAATTTTTATGTACATGCTGTAACTGATCATGTTATTGttgtttaaatatcacatctttttatttacaaataactaaCCCTTTGTTATCACGTCTTTATAGTAGATCCGATATTACCGTAACTTCTTTCTGTAACAGAACATGTATGTTACCTCTATTACATTCAGATGGTAGCCCTAATAATTTATGAATGGAATGTGGCttattcgtagtaatgcttgacccgctaaaacaCCCTGAAGCTTTTATTTCAAATGTCCTATGTGGTCCGACAATTTCACTGCTTTATATGTACTAGGAAACACACCATTTGGTCTCCTTTTCTGAATTTGGAACCAAATCATTAtgtctttatttatttattatactggATAGTCAGTAATTATTTATGCATCCAGTGGGGGGAGGAGGAATGCATAATCAATATAGACACTAACAATAATGTTCATGTAAGTTTAGACAGTTCAAAAGTGTAATTATCTACAACtcagactctatttaggctgttttgggtgggtaataaatgtGTTCAGTGtagggagtaacgcgttacttaatattattactttagtGGTAACTAactaatataacgaaatacgctatgaaaacaggtaatataactcaagttagtttacttacaaaatttaatgcgttacctaagtaatatagttactgtaacaaatctaatattacttaatattattactacaagtaacgaagttactaatctcgttagtaatccactgagtaacgcctagccacaacgaagtaatgaagcctactgaatgaagcttattcaccagcttcttacttataatcaagatttgcacattgtccaacaatgcaatcatgtcacgtgataaggtggtagtttcacacgttacagcttaaggctgtgggcacaaagtaatataatatgtaatattattatagatactttattttatgggtaatatgtaactgtaactaaatagttcagttgcatgtaatatgtaactagttacttttaaaaagtaacttgcccaacactggaggGTGTTAGAGCTGaggttggagctctgatgttgggagctgaaagAAGTATTATACTCtgaatttatttgaaacactttaggaaatggtaaccgagttataagaaaggtcagattgttccatgcatgcatggtagctaccaagggggtggattgttttgtcctaaactattaggacagttagctagctagctgctcgtatgtgacagctggtatgagcaagtatagcacaaagaacttctagtttcctagcgattatgtagtgaagtgtatttaacagtagtttagcttagttagattgttctagagtgaatatctttgaacatatcctatttaaagatagggtccgcaacgcgaaaaatcgatatcctccaatcagctacctaactattgtcatgtgttaggctaagtgtaacttgagtaacaccagcgtggcaaccaagtttgtcacttccttctggtagaaaacgatacaaatgtcttaaaatcgcgtgatttttcgttgcagcagtttgtagggttcttcgtatgccacaatattcacagtcaacattgttcaagtagtctatcatcagctcaaagtattggtggtttgattttattggtcagtttccggtggcagcacgatctgtgcagctttttggcgacagacaaaatgtttcttgctctggagcacaggacaagcagagcagcaactgcgccgtgggtcagcaatgaccagtactaggtaaagtacctgtatgcggagtatggttataattgaagcttgttagccatctggctgagccatctatacgccgaaattcggccaaaattacgcgatttttgcaaacaaataccagaatggttgatacatcagtgagacagtctccaacagcaagggtacgaagcttataaacacctaacaatacggctatctcgcccagtaaacgcatagagcaatccaatgcactcacgtgatcgatat from Dysidea avara chromosome 2, odDysAvar1.4, whole genome shotgun sequence includes these protein-coding regions:
- the LOC136247939 gene encoding uncharacterized protein, with the protein product MSIASHVQTNVFHVGLQPVEGSTCSEIWSIESTDATQQQGADTEFLNQYQQSCIRRENDGAYCVKFPWKQEHPPLPTNYMICKSITRSLAHRLGQNPELLHHYGKIISDQEQKGFIERVAEPDTAATNNVHYIPRHPVKKASSTTPVRIVYNCSCRQSTHPSLNDCLMTGPSFLADLCGILLRFRSYRFAISTDLEKAFLHVRLDEGDQDCTRFLWLSIPSDPDSKLVTYRFKTVLFGSTSSPFMLNATLQCHLNTFNTPIAHDMKRNLYVDNIISGCDTEEQVIHYYKEARAIMNQAKFNLRSWASNSHQLQSLARSEGTADKDPAVSLLGLLWSTPTDTITFPPKQFLISTEEHSVTKRIVLQMVSKIYDPLGYLSPITIRARILIQELWQSGVDWDEPIHQNHHKTWIQIATDLQETSNLTVQRCYFIQTSNEPAELHVFSDASMKAYGAVAFLRTGNQTSFVLARSRVVPLKGHTLPRLELMGAVVASRLAHFIVSALQYTSLQTTSVTLWSDSQIVLHWLHSSKRLKQFISNRVQEINDTFPDIPWRYCPTDHNPADLLTRGLTTGQLASSRLWQHGPQWLTNKTQQPVWNHSEILHLQVEEGTVEDLFEDNPLTMATQGIHNIIQISNYSTLHRLLRVSGYVLRFIHNTKQGTSRKTGPLSTNEINRSLSLWIHSCQQTSFSKEIHSLQSQTKKKRLPLVRQLRLFLDTLGYIRCGGRIHNAPVEEDTKFPFLLPRKHHLTKLIVFSVHIQQLHAGVNSTVTTLRQRYWIPSARQLVRGLLHKCVPCRKTIGKPYPIPESPPLPHARTKDGKPFEVTGVDFTGALYVREHGTEIKAYICLFTCGLSRAVHLEVVKDLSVDTFLQAFRRFVARKSLPQLLLSDNASTYVSAAKELEQLFTSNQLEESLSVSGVQWKFIPKRAPWYGGFWERLIGMTKNVMKKVLGRSFISFEALQTLAVEIEAVLNDRPLTYLSADVNDPDPLTPSHLLYGRRIVSLPHAIVEEDEINDPTFLTSSILQEKAKRQVQILQHFQQRWKREYLTSLRDTHGGTDPCKLTIKVGDIVLVHDDVPRSRWQLAVIEELIEGLDGGIRAAKIRTTTGRTNRPVAKLFPLEVNAMSEANATTGSEANAQPSNNALDGSVTTSNTVGNRFTRNAAIRACNHIKGWTDLLSVAPEDVDN